The stretch of DNA TCCACCAAGAATTTTAATTGCCCGATCAGCATTTATTATTTCTCCTTGAACATTGGGACCCTTGGCTGCAACAAAAATACCTCCTACTTGAATTAACGGCAGGGCATATTCAACCAGTACTCTTAATTCAGCTACAGCCCTGCTCAAAGCTACATTATATCTTTCCCTGCCGGTGGAGGCTAACTCTTCAGCCCTTGTCTGTATTGCAATAACATTTTGCAAGTTTAAATTTTTTATAACTTGCTGCATAAAACTAACCTTTTTACCCACAGCATCAATTAATGTCATATCAATATCATCTTTATATATTTTTAACGGTATTCCTGGAAAACCGGCACCACTGCCTATATCTACAATTTTAGCACCTGATGTAGAACTAATTTCTTGATATAGTGTTAAAGAATCAATAAAATGTTTTACCGCAGCCTCCACCGGTTCTATAATAGATGTTAA from Desulfoscipio gibsoniae DSM 7213 encodes:
- the rsmG gene encoding 16S rRNA (guanine(527)-N(7))-methyltransferase RsmG; translated protein: MGNLFRQTIEQGCKLLDMGISNSVIDKFEIYYQMLINKNKEYNLTSIIEPVEAAVKHFIDSLTLYQEISSTSGAKIVDIGSGAGFPGIPLKIYKDDIDMTLIDAVGKKVSFMQQVIKNLNLQNVIAIQTRAEELASTGRERYNVALSRAVAELRVLVEYALPLIQVGGIFVAAKGPNVQGEIINADRAIKILGGEILNIRYVSLPLSNEGRSIVTIKKIEHTLAKYPRRIGIAKKRPL